One segment of Marinobacter sediminum DNA contains the following:
- the serB gene encoding phosphoserine phosphatase SerB — MSELVLINVSGRDKPGLTSEITGIMGQYAVRILDIGQAVIHDHLTWGILIEIPDESKSSPVIRDLLFRLHALDLQVRFAPITIEEYQSWAEGRNRACYIVTLLSRDIKAEQIARVSAITARHGLNIDNISRLSARPSLNSSENRIACVEFSVRGTPSDPETLRADFLHIAGEMNVDIAFQEDSIFRRNRRLVVFDMDSTLIDAEVIDELALEAGVGEQVAEITERAMQGELDFNQSFAERLALLKGLDESVLEGIAARLRMTEGAEHLIKSLKALGYRTAILSGGFTYFARHLQSKLGIDYVYANELEIENGKVTGRVAGQIVDGKRKAELLQEIAEKEHISREQVIAVGDGANDLPMLSQAGLGVAFRAKPLVKESARHSISTLGLDAILYLIGFRESDTNQGLERAGY, encoded by the coding sequence GTGAGTGAACTGGTATTGATTAACGTATCCGGTCGAGACAAGCCCGGGTTGACGTCGGAAATAACCGGGATCATGGGCCAGTATGCCGTCCGGATTCTCGACATCGGTCAGGCGGTGATTCACGATCACCTGACCTGGGGGATACTTATTGAGATTCCCGATGAGTCCAAGTCCTCGCCGGTGATTCGAGATCTACTGTTTCGTCTTCACGCGCTGGATTTACAGGTCCGGTTTGCCCCCATTACGATTGAGGAATACCAATCCTGGGCCGAAGGGCGAAATCGGGCCTGCTATATCGTCACCCTGCTATCGAGAGATATCAAGGCGGAACAGATTGCGAGGGTGTCAGCGATTACCGCTCGTCATGGACTCAATATTGATAACATCAGTCGTCTGTCGGCCAGGCCGTCATTGAACTCGTCTGAAAACCGCATTGCGTGCGTTGAGTTTTCCGTTCGCGGCACGCCGTCGGATCCCGAGACGTTACGCGCCGATTTTCTTCATATTGCCGGCGAGATGAACGTGGATATCGCCTTCCAGGAAGACTCGATTTTCCGGCGGAACCGGCGTCTGGTGGTGTTCGATATGGACTCCACTCTTATTGACGCTGAGGTCATTGATGAACTCGCCCTTGAAGCCGGTGTCGGCGAACAGGTGGCGGAAATCACCGAGCGGGCCATGCAGGGCGAACTGGATTTCAACCAGAGCTTCGCCGAACGTCTGGCATTACTGAAAGGCCTGGACGAATCGGTTCTGGAAGGGATTGCCGCCCGTCTTCGCATGACTGAGGGTGCCGAGCACCTGATCAAAAGCCTGAAGGCGCTGGGCTATCGTACGGCGATTCTGTCCGGTGGCTTTACCTATTTTGCCCGCCATCTGCAAAGCAAGCTGGGCATTGACTACGTTTACGCCAATGAGCTGGAAATCGAAAACGGCAAGGTCACCGGGCGCGTTGCAGGTCAGATCGTTGATGGCAAGCGTAAGGCAGAGCTGCTGCAGGAAATCGCCGAGAAGGAGCACATTTCCCGGGAACAGGTTATTGCCGTGGGAGATGGTGCCAATGATCTGCCAATGCTGAGTCAGGCCGGCCTCGGTGTGGCTTTCCGTGCCAAACCGCTGGTCAAGGAGTCAGCACGCCACTCCATCTCGACTCTGGGGCTGGATGCGATTCTGTACCTCATTGGCTTTCGGGAAAGTGACACGAATCAGGGGTTGGAGAGGGCCGGGTACTAA
- a CDS encoding EAL domain-containing response regulator gives MQKKNATVHLLILDPSQNDAESLVSLLRNSGKATRAHRITSEEDLEETLKSGNWDLLLARDLEQEFGADDALAMVRRMDKDIPFILLTEDESRERTVAMMKAGAQDTVPFNYTDMLVLVVNRELAALDERRRRRVLDSHLREAEQRCQLLLESSKDAIAYINDGMHIYANQSYMEFLSYDDIDELICIPVLDTLTPESQDKYKEFMKAFAEKGEDGMTLNCTARRSDDHELNVTMSVSAATYDGEACTQIVLQPEHSDAELEEKLRQISSQDLLTGLYNRQYLMDALAENIAQAGKNNESGALAYIALDDFMSMKGQVGIAGADLLLGDLANSLKEQASDDLVLARLSDDAFCLMSQPCDEKAMAGHAERICKAVEDHLFDINGRTVQLTVSIGVAAITENSPKAEELMARAHTASAEVRKQEGHERGNGVLVYSPADFESLDESNSIEAIQKALEENRFRLLFQPIINLRGEGEEHYEAFVRMLDKDDEEVSPYDFLPPMGPSDTAIKIDRWVILQTIKQLSSHRSRGHDTRLFLNVTGETLQDKTFTPWLSVALKAARLPGDSLIFQIREGDANNYMKQAKEFTKAVHELHCKVSISQFGCALNPFNTLKHIDTDYVKIDGSFTEEIQKSDAAKEQVKELVKTLQSSGKLTIIPLVENAGVLATLWQAGVNYIQGYYLQAPVPEMNYDFGDS, from the coding sequence ATGCAGAAAAAGAACGCGACCGTACACCTGCTGATTCTTGACCCATCGCAAAATGATGCCGAATCACTGGTCAGCCTGCTCAGAAATTCCGGGAAGGCCACGCGCGCCCACCGCATCACTTCCGAGGAAGACCTTGAGGAAACGCTCAAGTCTGGCAACTGGGATTTGTTGCTGGCCCGGGACCTGGAGCAGGAATTCGGGGCCGATGACGCCCTGGCCATGGTCCGTCGTATGGACAAAGACATCCCTTTCATTCTGCTGACAGAAGACGAAAGTCGCGAGCGCACAGTCGCAATGATGAAGGCCGGCGCCCAGGATACCGTGCCGTTCAACTATACCGATATGCTGGTGCTCGTGGTTAACCGCGAACTGGCTGCTCTTGATGAGCGCCGCCGCCGGCGAGTCCTCGACTCTCACCTGCGGGAAGCGGAGCAACGCTGCCAGCTACTGCTGGAAAGCTCCAAGGACGCGATTGCCTACATCAACGACGGCATGCATATCTATGCTAACCAATCCTATATGGAGTTTCTCAGTTACGACGATATCGACGAACTGATCTGTATTCCGGTGCTGGACACCCTCACACCGGAAAGCCAGGATAAATACAAGGAATTCATGAAAGCCTTTGCCGAGAAAGGCGAAGATGGCATGACCCTGAACTGTACTGCCCGCCGAAGCGATGACCACGAACTGAATGTAACCATGTCAGTCTCCGCCGCCACCTACGATGGCGAAGCCTGCACACAAATTGTCCTGCAACCGGAACACAGTGATGCCGAGTTGGAAGAAAAGCTGCGCCAGATAAGCAGTCAGGATCTCCTGACTGGCCTTTATAACCGCCAGTACCTGATGGATGCACTCGCGGAGAATATTGCTCAGGCGGGCAAGAATAACGAGTCCGGCGCGCTGGCTTACATTGCGCTGGATGATTTCATGAGCATGAAGGGCCAGGTCGGCATTGCCGGAGCAGACCTTCTCCTTGGGGACCTGGCTAATTCTCTCAAGGAACAGGCGAGCGACGACCTGGTCCTCGCGCGATTAAGCGATGACGCATTTTGCCTGATGAGCCAGCCGTGTGATGAAAAGGCCATGGCCGGTCATGCCGAGCGAATTTGCAAGGCAGTGGAAGACCACCTCTTTGATATCAATGGCCGCACGGTACAGCTAACGGTCAGCATTGGCGTAGCTGCGATTACCGAGAACTCGCCCAAAGCCGAAGAGCTGATGGCGAGGGCTCATACTGCGTCAGCGGAGGTGCGTAAACAGGAAGGCCACGAGCGCGGCAACGGTGTTCTTGTCTACAGCCCGGCAGACTTCGAGTCACTGGATGAAAGCAACTCGATAGAGGCCATTCAGAAAGCCCTGGAAGAAAACCGGTTCCGGCTACTCTTCCAGCCGATCATCAACCTTCGTGGCGAAGGTGAAGAGCATTACGAAGCTTTTGTCCGCATGCTCGACAAAGATGACGAGGAAGTCTCCCCCTACGATTTCCTACCCCCGATGGGCCCCTCAGACACTGCCATCAAGATCGACCGATGGGTCATTCTGCAGACCATCAAACAGCTCTCCAGTCATCGCTCAAGGGGACACGACACACGCCTGTTCCTGAACGTCACAGGGGAAACCCTGCAAGACAAAACCTTTACGCCCTGGCTCAGCGTCGCCCTGAAAGCCGCCCGACTTCCCGGTGACTCCCTGATCTTCCAGATACGTGAGGGCGACGCCAACAATTACATGAAACAGGCGAAAGAATTCACAAAGGCGGTGCATGAGCTCCACTGCAAAGTGTCCATTTCACAGTTTGGATGCGCCCTTAACCCCTTCAATACCCTCAAACATATCGATACCGATTACGTGAAGATTGACGGGTCATTTACCGAGGAGATCCAGAAGAGCGATGCGGCGAAGGAGCAGGTCAAGGAGTTGGTGAAGACTCTGCAGAGCTCGGGCAAGCTCACGATCATTCCACTGGTCGAGAACGCTGGCGTACTGGCGACCCTCTGGCAGGCCGGAGTAAACTACATTCAGGGCTACTACCTGCAGGCGCCGGTACCAGAAATGAATTACGACTTCGGCGACAGCTGA